From Streptomyces cyaneogriseus subsp. noncyanogenus, the proteins below share one genomic window:
- a CDS encoding ABC transporter substrate-binding protein, whose product MTAVLGGCGLTGDSEVTLKLVAADYGDSKANSSQKYWDELAEAYEAEHPDVRIDVTVHSWNDVDRKVREMVDAGEAPDMAQIGAYADYAAKGLLYRADDVLSIPVQANFVSQLESAGQVNGVQYGMPFAASTRVLFYNKTLFAEAGITPPKSWDDLAEAAEALKAEGVKYPYALPLGPEEAQAETLQWLLSGGGGYTESVGSYRIDSAENVATFTWLKDELVGKDLTGPVAPGELNRADAFAAFAKGDVGMLNGHPSLMKIASAKGVEFGMVPTPGVEGPSKATLGVTDWMTAFKQNGHQEQIGDFLDFVYNDDNVLGFSRMYDLLPVTTTASEAMSTAARDKELRPFLDELLASELYPVGKGSWAEVSAEIKKRIGRAVAPGGNPEAVLASIQATATRAESAE is encoded by the coding sequence ATGACGGCGGTCCTCGGGGGCTGTGGTCTCACCGGCGACTCCGAGGTCACCTTGAAACTCGTGGCCGCCGACTACGGCGACAGCAAGGCCAACAGCTCCCAGAAGTACTGGGACGAGCTGGCCGAGGCGTACGAGGCCGAGCACCCCGACGTCCGGATCGACGTCACCGTGCACTCCTGGAACGACGTCGACCGCAAGGTCCGCGAGATGGTCGACGCGGGCGAGGCGCCCGACATGGCGCAGATCGGCGCCTACGCCGACTACGCGGCCAAGGGCCTGCTCTACCGGGCCGACGACGTGCTCTCCATCCCCGTGCAGGCCAACTTCGTCTCCCAGCTGGAGAGCGCCGGCCAGGTCAACGGGGTGCAGTACGGCATGCCGTTCGCGGCCTCCACCCGCGTGCTGTTCTACAACAAGACCCTCTTCGCCGAGGCCGGGATCACCCCGCCGAAGAGCTGGGACGACCTGGCCGAGGCCGCCGAGGCGCTGAAGGCGGAGGGCGTGAAGTACCCCTACGCGCTGCCGCTGGGCCCCGAGGAGGCGCAGGCCGAGACGCTCCAGTGGCTGCTCAGCGGCGGCGGCGGCTACACCGAGTCGGTCGGCTCCTACCGCATCGACTCCGCCGAGAACGTCGCCACCTTCACCTGGCTCAAGGACGAGCTGGTCGGCAAGGACCTCACCGGGCCGGTGGCCCCCGGCGAGCTCAACCGGGCCGACGCCTTCGCGGCGTTCGCCAAGGGCGACGTCGGCATGCTCAACGGGCACCCCTCGCTGATGAAGATCGCCTCCGCCAAGGGCGTCGAGTTCGGCATGGTGCCCACCCCGGGCGTGGAGGGCCCGAGCAAGGCGACCCTCGGCGTCACCGACTGGATGACGGCCTTCAAGCAGAACGGCCACCAGGAGCAGATCGGCGACTTCCTCGACTTCGTCTACAACGACGACAACGTCCTCGGCTTCTCCCGCATGTACGACCTGCTGCCGGTCACCACGACCGCGTCCGAGGCCATGAGCACGGCCGCCCGGGACAAGGAGCTGCGGCCCTTCCTGGACGAGCTGCTGGCGTCCGAGCTCTACCCGGTCGGCAAGGGATCCTGGGCCGAGGTCAGCGCCGAGATCAAGAAGCGGATCGGCCGGGCCGTCGCCCCCGGCGGCAATCCGGAAGCCGTGCTGGCCTCCATCCAGGCCACGGCGACCCGGGCGGAGAGCGCGGAGTAG
- a CDS encoding NADH:flavin oxidoreductase, producing the protein MTDIASEAASRAAGILSRPAVINGLTVPNRIVMAPMTRQFSPGGIPGEDVVSYYGRRAAAGVGLIVTEGTYVGHPSAGQSDRVPRFHGEEQLAGWARVAEAVHAAGGTIVPQLWHIGMVREQGEPPFPEAPAVGPSGLRIGASEPTGRAMTRQDLDEVIGAFAEAAAAAERIGFDGVELHGAHGYLIDQFLWAGTNRRTDAYGGDPVARTRFAAEIVAAVREAVSPDFPVIFRYSQWKQDAYDARLAETPEELEAILTPLAAAGVDAFHASTRRYWIPEFDGSDLNLAGWTRKLTGKPAITVGSVGLNGDFIEAFQGRGAELGGLDDLLDRLERDEFDLVAVGRALLQDPHWAQKVLAGRFDELAPYDPSSLRTLS; encoded by the coding sequence GTGACCGACATCGCCTCCGAGGCCGCCTCCCGCGCGGCCGGCATCCTCTCCCGCCCGGCCGTGATCAACGGGCTGACCGTCCCGAACCGCATCGTCATGGCGCCGATGACCCGTCAGTTCTCCCCGGGCGGCATCCCCGGCGAGGACGTCGTGTCGTACTACGGCCGCCGCGCCGCCGCCGGTGTCGGACTGATCGTCACCGAGGGCACGTACGTCGGCCACCCCTCCGCCGGGCAGAGCGACCGGGTGCCGCGCTTCCACGGCGAGGAGCAGCTCGCCGGCTGGGCCCGGGTCGCCGAGGCGGTGCACGCGGCGGGCGGCACCATCGTGCCGCAGCTCTGGCACATCGGCATGGTCCGCGAGCAGGGCGAGCCGCCCTTCCCCGAGGCCCCGGCCGTCGGCCCCTCCGGGCTGCGGATCGGCGCGAGCGAGCCCACCGGCCGGGCGATGACCCGGCAGGACCTGGACGAGGTCATCGGCGCGTTCGCCGAGGCCGCCGCCGCCGCGGAGCGGATCGGCTTCGACGGTGTGGAGCTCCACGGCGCCCACGGCTACCTGATCGACCAGTTCCTGTGGGCGGGCACCAACCGCCGCACGGACGCCTACGGCGGCGACCCGGTCGCCCGCACCCGGTTCGCGGCCGAGATCGTGGCCGCCGTCCGCGAGGCCGTCTCCCCGGACTTCCCGGTGATCTTCCGCTACTCGCAGTGGAAGCAGGACGCCTACGACGCCCGCCTCGCCGAGACCCCCGAGGAGCTGGAAGCCATCCTCACCCCGCTCGCCGCGGCCGGTGTGGACGCCTTCCACGCCTCCACCCGCCGTTACTGGATCCCGGAGTTCGACGGCTCCGACCTGAACCTCGCGGGCTGGACCAGGAAGCTCACCGGCAAGCCCGCCATCACGGTCGGCTCGGTCGGCCTGAACGGCGACTTCATCGAGGCGTTCCAGGGCCGGGGCGCCGAACTCGGCGGCCTCGACGACCTGCTGGACCGCCTGGAGCGCGACGAGTTCGACCTCGTCGCGGTCGGCCGCGCGCTGCTCCAGGACCCGCACTGGGCCCAGAAGGTCCTCGCGGGCCGCTTCGACGAGCTGGCGCCGTACGACCCGTCCTCGCTGCGGACGCTGAGCTGA
- a CDS encoding cold-shock protein: MAQGTVKWFNAEKGYGFIAVDGGADVFVHYSAIQMDGYRTLEEGQRVEFEISQGQKGPQADMVRVTA, encoded by the coding sequence ATGGCTCAGGGCACCGTCAAGTGGTTCAACGCGGAGAAGGGGTACGGCTTCATCGCGGTCGACGGTGGTGCGGATGTTTTCGTCCACTACAGCGCGATCCAGATGGACGGCTACCGCACCCTGGAAGAGGGCCAGCGGGTCGAGTTCGAGATCTCGCAGGGTCAGAAGGGCCCGCAGGCCGACATGGTCCGCGTCACTGCCTGA
- the otsB gene encoding trehalose-phosphatase gives MGSHKDSTDVPSHPLDDLPTPATEAGREGLDALLADPGRAVVALDFDGTLAPIVPDPDQARAHPDAVPVLAALAPRLAAVAVVTGRPAATAVRYGGFAGVPGLEHLVVLGHYGAERWDAATGEVTAPAPDPGVAAARAELPELLEKAGAGPGTWIEEKGRAVAVHTRRAADPQAAFEALRAPLTGLAARHGLIVEPGRMVLELRPPGMDKGVALTEYVRAIGARCVLYAGDDLGDLPAYAAVDELRADGTPGLLVCSGSDEVTRLRERADLVVDGPAGVVGLLRALAARLG, from the coding sequence ATGGGCAGCCACAAGGACTCCACCGACGTCCCCTCGCATCCCCTGGACGACCTGCCGACGCCCGCGACCGAGGCCGGGCGGGAGGGCCTGGACGCCCTCCTCGCCGACCCGGGCCGGGCGGTGGTCGCGCTGGACTTCGACGGCACGCTCGCCCCGATCGTGCCGGACCCCGACCAGGCCCGCGCCCACCCCGACGCCGTACCGGTGCTCGCGGCCCTCGCCCCCAGGCTGGCCGCCGTCGCGGTGGTCACCGGCCGCCCGGCCGCGACCGCCGTCCGGTACGGCGGTTTCGCGGGCGTGCCCGGCCTGGAACACCTCGTCGTCCTCGGCCACTACGGCGCCGAACGCTGGGACGCCGCCACCGGCGAGGTCACCGCCCCCGCCCCCGACCCCGGTGTGGCGGCCGCCCGCGCCGAGCTGCCGGAGCTGCTGGAGAAGGCCGGGGCCGGGCCGGGCACGTGGATCGAGGAGAAGGGCCGCGCGGTCGCCGTCCACACCCGCCGTGCCGCCGATCCGCAGGCCGCCTTCGAGGCCCTGCGCGCACCCCTGACCGGACTCGCCGCCCGCCACGGCCTGATCGTCGAGCCGGGGCGGATGGTCCTGGAACTGCGCCCGCCGGGCATGGACAAGGGCGTCGCCCTGACCGAGTACGTCCGCGCGATCGGGGCGCGGTGCGTCCTCTACGCCGGGGACGACCTCGGCGACCTGCCCGCCTACGCGGCCGTCGACGAACTGCGCGCCGACGGTACGCCCGGCCTGCTGGTGTGCAGCGGCAGCGACGAGGTGACCCGGCTGCGGGAGCGCGCGGACCTCGTCGTGGACGGCCCGGCGGGCGTGGTGGGCCTGCTGCGCGCCCTGGCGGCGCGGCTCGGCTGA
- a CDS encoding helix-turn-helix domain-containing protein → MPIVVDIDVMLARRKMSVGELAERVGITPANLAVLKNGRAKAVRFTTLAALCEVLDCQPGDLLRWEPGETTAG, encoded by the coding sequence ATGCCGATCGTCGTCGACATCGACGTGATGCTGGCCAGACGGAAGATGTCCGTCGGCGAGCTCGCCGAGCGCGTCGGCATCACCCCCGCCAACCTGGCCGTGCTCAAGAACGGCCGCGCCAAGGCGGTGCGCTTCACGACCCTCGCCGCGCTGTGCGAGGTGCTCGACTGCCAGCCGGGAGACCTGCTGCGCTGGGAGCCCGGGGAGACCACCGCCGGGTGA
- the groL gene encoding chaperonin GroEL (60 kDa chaperone family; promotes refolding of misfolded polypeptides especially under stressful conditions; forms two stacked rings of heptamers to form a barrel-shaped 14mer; ends can be capped by GroES; misfolded proteins enter the barrel where they are refolded when GroES binds) encodes MAKIIAFDEEARRGLERGMNQLADAVKVTLGPKGRNVVLEKKWGAPTITNDGVSIAKEIELEDPYEKIGAELVKEVAKKTDDVAGDGTTTATVLAQALVREGLRNVAAGANPMALKRGIEKAVEAVSAALLEQAKDVETKEQIASTASISAADTQIGELIAEAMDKVGKEGVITVEESQTFGLELELTEGMRFDKGYISAYFATDMERMEAVLDDPYILIANSKISSVKDLLPLLEKVMQSGKPLLIIAEDVEGEALSTLVVNKIRGTFKSVAVKAPGFGDRRKAMLGDIAILTGGEVISEEVGLKLENATLDLLGKARKVVITKDETTIVDGAGSAEQVQGRVNQIRAEIENSDSDYDREKLQERLAKLAGGVAVIKAGAATEVELKERKHRIEDAVRNAKAAVEEGIVAGGGVALLQASQVFEKLELEGDEATGAQAVKLALEAPLKQIAVNAGLEGGVVVEKVRNLTPGHGLNAATGEYVDLVKEGIIDPAKVTRSALQNAASIAALFLTTEAVIADKPEKAAAPAGGGMPGGDMDF; translated from the coding sequence ATGGCCAAGATCATCGCGTTCGACGAGGAGGCGCGGCGCGGCCTCGAGCGCGGCATGAACCAGCTCGCGGACGCCGTCAAGGTGACCCTCGGCCCCAAGGGCCGCAACGTCGTCCTCGAGAAGAAGTGGGGCGCCCCCACGATCACCAACGACGGTGTCTCCATCGCCAAGGAGATCGAGCTCGAGGACCCGTACGAGAAGATCGGCGCCGAGCTGGTCAAGGAAGTCGCCAAGAAGACGGACGACGTCGCCGGTGACGGTACGACCACCGCGACCGTTCTCGCCCAGGCGCTGGTCCGCGAGGGCCTGCGCAACGTCGCCGCCGGCGCCAACCCGATGGCTCTGAAGCGCGGTATCGAGAAGGCCGTCGAGGCCGTCTCCGCCGCCCTGCTGGAGCAGGCGAAGGATGTCGAGACCAAGGAGCAGATCGCCTCCACGGCCTCCATCTCCGCCGCCGACACCCAGATCGGCGAGCTCATCGCCGAGGCCATGGACAAGGTCGGCAAGGAAGGCGTCATCACCGTCGAGGAGTCCCAGACCTTCGGTCTGGAGCTGGAGCTCACCGAGGGTATGCGCTTCGACAAGGGCTACATCTCGGCGTACTTCGCCACCGACATGGAGCGTATGGAGGCCGTCCTCGACGACCCGTACATCCTGATCGCCAACTCCAAGATCTCCTCCGTCAAGGACCTGCTCCCGCTCCTGGAGAAGGTCATGCAGTCGGGCAAGCCGCTGCTGATCATCGCCGAGGACGTCGAGGGCGAGGCCCTGTCGACCCTGGTCGTCAACAAGATCCGCGGCACCTTCAAGTCCGTCGCCGTCAAGGCCCCGGGCTTCGGCGACCGCCGCAAGGCCATGCTCGGCGACATCGCCATCCTCACGGGCGGCGAGGTCATCTCCGAGGAGGTCGGCCTCAAGCTGGAGAACGCCACCCTCGACCTGCTGGGCAAGGCCCGCAAGGTGGTCATCACCAAGGACGAGACCACCATCGTCGACGGTGCCGGCTCCGCCGAGCAGGTCCAGGGCCGCGTGAACCAGATCCGCGCCGAGATCGAGAACAGCGACTCCGACTACGACCGCGAGAAGCTCCAGGAGCGCCTGGCCAAGCTCGCGGGCGGCGTGGCCGTCATCAAGGCCGGTGCCGCCACCGAGGTCGAGCTCAAGGAGCGCAAGCACCGCATCGAGGACGCCGTCCGCAACGCGAAGGCGGCCGTCGAGGAGGGCATCGTCGCCGGTGGTGGCGTGGCCCTGCTCCAGGCGTCGCAGGTCTTCGAGAAGCTGGAGCTGGAGGGTGACGAGGCGACCGGCGCCCAGGCCGTGAAGCTCGCGCTGGAGGCCCCGCTGAAGCAGATCGCCGTCAACGCCGGCCTCGAGGGCGGCGTCGTGGTGGAGAAGGTGCGCAACCTGACCCCGGGCCACGGCCTGAACGCCGCGACCGGCGAGTACGTCGACCTGGTCAAGGAAGGCATCATCGACCCGGCGAAGGTGACCCGTTCCGCGCTGCAGAACGCCGCCTCCATCGCCGCGCTGTTCCTCACCACCGAGGCCGTCATCGCCGACAAGCCGGAGAAGGCCGCTGCCCCGGCCGGCGGCGGCATGCCGGGCGGTGACATGGACTTCTGA
- a CDS encoding MoaD/ThiS family protein: MSVTVRIPTILRTYTGGRAEVTAEGATLAEVIADLEKNHTGIAARVLDDQGKLRRFVNVYVNDDDVRFEQGLETATPDGAGVSIIPAVAGG, translated from the coding sequence GTGAGCGTCACCGTCCGCATCCCCACCATCCTGCGCACCTACACCGGCGGCCGGGCCGAGGTGACCGCCGAGGGCGCGACCCTCGCCGAGGTCATCGCCGACCTGGAGAAGAACCACACCGGTATCGCCGCCCGCGTCCTGGACGACCAGGGCAAGCTGCGCCGCTTCGTCAACGTCTACGTCAACGACGACGACGTCCGCTTCGAGCAGGGCCTGGAGACGGCCACCCCCGACGGGGCCGGCGTCTCGATCATCCCGGCGGTCGCCGGCGGCTGA
- a CDS encoding glucosyl-3-phosphoglycerate synthase: MLEEVERWLRARSWSLADRPLHQILAAKRATGQSVSVVLPALDEEATVGDIVAAVRRDLMLQAPLVDELVVVDSGSTDRTAEVAAAAGARVVHRDEILPRIPAVPGKGEVLWRSLLATRGDIVCFVDADLREFSSDFVTGIVGPLLTDADVHLVKAMYDRPLTVSGASAPGPAGAGQGGRVTELMARPLLNMHWPQLAGFVQPLGGEYAARRSLLEQLPFPVGYGVELGMLVDALHLVGLNALAQVDVGVRKHRHQDGQALGRMAAAIYRTAQLRLARGHLIRPSLTQFERGEDGFEPRTYSVDTEERPPMVEIAEYARRKVA; the protein is encoded by the coding sequence GTGCTGGAAGAAGTCGAGCGCTGGCTGCGCGCACGCTCCTGGTCGCTGGCCGACCGGCCGCTGCACCAGATCCTCGCCGCCAAGCGCGCCACGGGGCAGTCGGTCAGCGTCGTGCTCCCCGCGCTCGACGAGGAGGCGACCGTGGGCGACATCGTCGCCGCCGTCCGCCGCGACCTGATGCTCCAGGCGCCCTTGGTCGACGAGCTGGTCGTGGTCGACTCCGGCTCCACCGACCGCACGGCCGAGGTGGCCGCCGCGGCGGGCGCGCGGGTGGTCCACCGCGACGAGATCCTCCCGCGCATCCCGGCCGTGCCCGGCAAGGGCGAGGTGCTGTGGCGCTCGCTGCTGGCCACGCGCGGCGACATCGTCTGCTTCGTCGACGCCGATCTGCGCGAGTTCTCCTCCGACTTCGTCACCGGCATCGTGGGCCCGCTGCTCACCGACGCGGACGTGCACCTGGTCAAGGCGATGTACGACCGTCCGCTCACGGTGTCCGGCGCGTCCGCCCCCGGTCCGGCCGGGGCCGGGCAGGGCGGCCGGGTCACCGAGCTGATGGCCCGCCCGCTGCTCAACATGCACTGGCCGCAACTGGCCGGCTTCGTCCAGCCGCTGGGCGGCGAGTACGCGGCCCGCCGCTCCCTGCTGGAGCAGCTCCCCTTCCCCGTCGGCTACGGCGTGGAGCTCGGCATGCTCGTCGACGCCCTGCACCTGGTGGGCCTGAACGCCCTCGCCCAGGTCGACGTGGGCGTGCGCAAGCACCGCCACCAGGACGGGCAGGCGCTGGGCCGGATGGCCGCCGCCATCTACCGCACCGCCCAGCTCCGCCTGGCCCGCGGCCATCTGATCCGGCCCTCCCTCACCCAGTTCGAGCGCGGCGAGGACGGCTTCGAGCCGCGGACGTACTCCGTGGACACCGAGGAGCGGCCCCCGATGGTGGAGATCGCGGAGTACGCCCGCCGGAAGGTGGCGTGA
- a CDS encoding alpha,alpha-trehalose-phosphate synthase (UDP-forming): protein MASTFGAAQVLVASNRGPVSYQVEEDGSLTAKRGGGGLVSGLSAIGPDAGALWVCSALSDGDREAVRRGVGEDGVRMLDVPADVHADAYNGIANSVLWFVHHMLYQTPLEPVFDAEFRRQWASYERFNRAFAEALAEEAAEGAVAIVQDYHLTLVPGMLRELRPDLRIGHFSHTPWAPPEYFRMLPDDVAGQILRGMLGADRLGFLTHRWADAFTACCEAFAGGLGGTRVGVHGLGADADFLRRRSHEADVDERMAALREEIGTGPDGGARRTIVRVDRTELSKNIVRGLLAYRQLLEDRPEWRERVVHVAFAYPSRQDLAVYRDYTAEVQRLATEINARYGTPGWTPVVLHVKDDFARSLAAYRLADVALVNPVRDGMNLVAKEVPVVSDEGCALVLSREAGAHEELGEDAITVNPYDVVGTARALHEALSMPAAERAERSKRLAAAATALPPGRWFLDQLDALRG, encoded by the coding sequence ATGGCTTCAACGTTCGGTGCTGCTCAGGTGCTGGTGGCCTCCAACCGTGGGCCCGTCTCGTACCAGGTGGAGGAGGACGGCTCGCTCACCGCCAAACGCGGCGGCGGCGGGCTGGTCTCCGGGCTGTCGGCCATCGGGCCGGACGCGGGCGCGCTGTGGGTGTGCTCGGCGCTGTCCGACGGTGACCGGGAGGCGGTCCGGCGCGGGGTCGGCGAGGACGGCGTGCGGATGCTGGACGTCCCGGCCGACGTGCACGCCGACGCCTACAACGGCATCGCCAACTCGGTGCTCTGGTTCGTCCACCACATGCTGTACCAGACCCCGCTGGAGCCGGTCTTCGACGCGGAGTTCCGGCGGCAGTGGGCGTCCTACGAGCGCTTCAACCGGGCCTTCGCCGAGGCGCTGGCCGAGGAGGCCGCCGAGGGGGCGGTCGCGATCGTGCAGGACTACCACCTGACGCTGGTGCCGGGGATGCTCCGCGAGCTGCGGCCCGACCTGCGCATCGGGCACTTCTCGCACACGCCCTGGGCGCCGCCGGAGTACTTCCGGATGCTGCCGGACGACGTGGCCGGGCAGATCCTGCGGGGCATGCTGGGCGCGGACCGGCTCGGGTTCCTCACCCACCGCTGGGCGGACGCCTTCACCGCCTGCTGCGAGGCGTTCGCCGGGGGCCTGGGCGGCACCCGCGTCGGTGTGCACGGGCTCGGCGCGGACGCGGACTTCCTGCGGCGGCGGTCGCACGAGGCGGACGTGGACGAGCGGATGGCGGCGCTGCGCGAGGAGATCGGCACGGGCCCGGACGGCGGCGCCCGCAGGACGATCGTGCGCGTCGACCGCACCGAGCTGTCGAAGAACATCGTGCGCGGACTGCTCGCCTACCGGCAGCTCCTGGAGGACCGGCCCGAGTGGCGGGAGCGGGTGGTGCACGTCGCCTTCGCCTACCCCTCCCGGCAGGACCTCGCGGTCTACCGGGACTACACGGCCGAGGTGCAGCGGCTGGCCACGGAGATCAACGCCCGGTACGGGACGCCGGGCTGGACGCCGGTGGTGCTGCACGTGAAGGACGACTTCGCCCGGTCGCTGGCGGCCTACCGGCTGGCCGACGTGGCGCTGGTCAACCCGGTCCGGGACGGCATGAACCTGGTCGCGAAGGAGGTGCCGGTCGTCTCCGACGAGGGCTGCGCGCTGGTGCTGTCGCGGGAGGCGGGGGCGCACGAGGAGCTGGGCGAGGACGCGATCACCGTGAACCCCTACGACGTGGTGGGCACGGCGCGCGCCCTGCACGAAGCGCTGAGCATGCCGGCGGCCGAGCGGGCCGAGCGGAGCAAGCGGCTGGCGGCGGCGGCCACGGCGCTGCCGCCGGGGCGGTGGTTCCTGGACCAGCTCGACGCCCTGCGGGGCTGA
- the thrC gene encoding threonine synthase yields the protein MAVQTVASTTHSVDLGPAAALSCRECGHRVPLGPVFACEECFGPLEIAYDFSGYDAEELRRRIEAGPASIWRYAPLLPVPADVAGKPNLNPGWTKLVKADNLARELGVTGGLYIKDDSGNPTHSFKDRVVAQALEAARAFGFTTLSCSSTGNLAGAVGAAAARAGFRSCVFIPHDLEQGKVVMAAIYGGELVGIEGNYDDVNRFCSELIGDPAGEGWGFVNVNLRPYYAEGSKTLAYEICEQLGWKLPDQIVVPIASGSQLTKIDKGLRELIELGLVEDRPYKIFGAQAEGCSPVSTAFKAGHDVVRPQKPNTIAKSLAIGNPADGPYVLDIARRTGGAVEDVTDEQVVDAIKLLARTEGVFAETAGGVTVGVTRKLIENGVLDPAKTTVVLNTGDGLKTLDAVAGTGLTATIRPTLDSFREAGLA from the coding sequence ATGGCTGTGCAGACTGTTGCAAGCACCACCCACTCCGTCGACCTCGGGCCTGCCGCGGCGCTTTCCTGCCGGGAATGCGGCCACCGCGTCCCGCTCGGCCCGGTCTTCGCGTGCGAGGAGTGTTTCGGCCCCCTGGAGATCGCCTACGACTTCTCGGGCTACGACGCCGAGGAACTGCGGCGGCGCATCGAGGCCGGTCCCGCCAGCATCTGGCGCTACGCCCCCCTCCTGCCCGTGCCGGCCGACGTCGCCGGCAAGCCGAACCTGAACCCGGGCTGGACCAAGCTGGTCAAGGCCGACAACCTCGCCCGCGAGCTCGGTGTCACCGGCGGCCTGTACATCAAGGACGACTCCGGCAACCCCACCCACTCCTTCAAGGACCGCGTGGTCGCGCAGGCCCTGGAGGCCGCCCGCGCCTTCGGCTTCACCACCCTGTCCTGCTCCTCCACCGGCAACCTGGCCGGCGCCGTCGGCGCCGCCGCCGCCCGCGCCGGCTTCCGCTCCTGCGTCTTCATCCCGCACGACCTGGAGCAGGGCAAGGTCGTCATGGCCGCGATCTACGGCGGTGAGCTCGTCGGCATCGAGGGCAACTACGACGACGTCAACCGCTTCTGCTCCGAACTGATCGGCGACCCGGCCGGCGAGGGCTGGGGCTTCGTCAACGTCAATCTGCGGCCCTACTACGCGGAAGGGTCCAAGACCCTGGCGTACGAGATCTGCGAGCAGCTCGGCTGGAAGCTGCCCGACCAGATCGTCGTCCCGATCGCCTCCGGCTCCCAGCTCACCAAGATCGACAAGGGGCTGCGCGAGCTCATCGAGCTGGGGCTGGTCGAGGACCGGCCGTACAAGATCTTCGGCGCCCAGGCCGAGGGCTGCTCGCCGGTGTCCACCGCCTTCAAGGCCGGGCACGACGTGGTCCGCCCGCAGAAGCCGAACACCATCGCCAAGTCCCTCGCCATCGGCAACCCGGCCGACGGCCCCTACGTCCTCGACATCGCGCGCCGTACGGGCGGTGCCGTGGAGGACGTGACCGACGAGCAGGTGGTGGACGCGATCAAGCTGCTCGCCCGGACCGAGGGCGTCTTCGCGGAGACGGCCGGCGGCGTGACGGTGGGCGTCACCCGCAAGCTGATCGAGAACGGCGTCCTGGACCCGGCGAAGACGACCGTCGTCCTCAACACCGGCGACGGCCTCAAGACCCTCGACGCGGTGGCCGGCACCGGCCTGACCGCGACGATCCGGCCCACCCTCGACTCGTTCCGCGAGGCCGGACTCGCCTAG
- a CDS encoding DUF3263 domain-containing protein, whose product MPEEPGASGGPGRLGERERRVLALERRGFPGPGAKERAIREELGLAPVRYYQLLNALLDDPRALALDPVTVNRLRRVRQARRAER is encoded by the coding sequence GTGCCAGAAGAGCCCGGCGCGTCCGGTGGGCCCGGGCGGCTCGGGGAGCGCGAGCGGCGCGTCCTCGCGCTCGAACGCCGCGGCTTTCCGGGCCCCGGCGCGAAGGAGCGCGCGATACGCGAGGAGCTGGGGCTGGCCCCGGTGCGCTACTACCAGCTGCTCAACGCCCTGCTGGACGACCCGCGGGCCCTCGCCCTGGACCCGGTGACGGTCAACCGGCTGCGCCGGGTCCGCCAGGCCCGCCGGGCGGAGCGGTGA
- a CDS encoding DUF2975 domain-containing protein, which yields MGRLTVLALRAVLVALLAGSVFVQAVMVPLLGADLEGADTELAYPPAAYLVIIVLGVVTAQVVLVCVWRLVTMARRGTVFSHAAFRYVDTVIGAFAAAALLVFAFAVALAPGEAVAPGVVLLVCGLCLAVLGVALLVLVMRALLAQAVARDVEAARMEAELDGVI from the coding sequence ATGGGCAGACTGACGGTGCTGGCCCTGCGCGCCGTGCTCGTGGCGCTGCTCGCCGGCTCGGTGTTCGTGCAGGCGGTGATGGTGCCGCTGCTGGGCGCCGACCTGGAGGGGGCCGACACGGAGCTGGCGTATCCGCCGGCCGCCTACCTCGTGATCATCGTGCTGGGCGTGGTGACGGCGCAGGTCGTCCTGGTCTGCGTATGGCGCCTGGTGACGATGGCGCGGCGCGGCACGGTCTTCTCCCACGCCGCCTTCCGGTACGTGGACACCGTGATCGGCGCGTTCGCGGCGGCGGCGCTCCTGGTGTTCGCCTTCGCGGTCGCCCTCGCCCCGGGCGAGGCCGTCGCCCCGGGCGTCGTCCTGCTGGTCTGCGGGCTCTGTCTGGCGGTCCTCGGCGTCGCACTGCTCGTCCTGGTCATGCGGGCCCTGCTCGCCCAGGCCGTCGCCCGCGATGTCGAGGCCGCGCGCATGGAGGCCGAGCTGGACGGGGTCATCTGA